One genomic region from Candidatus Tisiphia endosymbiont of Dioctria linearis encodes:
- the grxD gene encoding Grx4 family monothiol glutaredoxin, with protein MLENKNFDFITNEIANNDVVLFMKGTSNFPQCNFSATVVSILKKLGIEFRDINILTSLSLREDIKSFTDWPTIPQLYIKGEFIGGCDIVREMYENGDLVTLLKDKHII; from the coding sequence ATGTTAGAGAATAAAAATTTTGATTTTATAACAAATGAAATTGCTAATAACGATGTTGTGTTGTTTATGAAAGGCACTAGTAATTTTCCTCAATGTAATTTTTCTGCTACCGTTGTTTCTATCTTAAAAAAACTTGGCATAGAATTTCGTGATATTAATATTTTGACCAGTCTTAGCTTACGCGAGGATATCAAATCCTTCACTGATTGGCCTACCATACCACAGCTTTATATAAAAGGAGAATTTATAGGTGGCTGTGATATAGTACGTGAAATGTATGAAAATGGTGATCTTGTTACATTATTAAAAGATAAACATATAATATAA
- a CDS encoding AAA family ATPase produces MSAGKEFVGFKPARPLRIFYLQTEIGYHYMRERLQNIQLPKELLDKAETNLHITANNRLLLDEQGVNIAAKHIRQIFPEHPPDIIAIDPIRNSFDGGRHDSTENENDAMMFFLQNRIELLRDKINPHTGIILVHHTKKISRIQFEDDPFQAFSGASSLRGYYTSGILLYKPEIDSNNRHLIFELRNGKEIGNKIIHKVAGIWEELNPMEKRIAYKVKGKLYDRERERRIKVIIKLLEADALRGKFYLMKQFAQKYQNYIDLGGRRAIYDDCSVAATQGVIKFFDNPEEYGIKLASVVNASFGYICTENMMMEKEEVINIETGETIKNYIQIPPTHYKCDGDGRKKKILNNNNWQIDLEKIGENTVNKTNLKCSS; encoded by the coding sequence ATGTCAGCAGGTAAAGAATTTGTTGGGTTTAAACCAGCAAGACCATTAAGGATATTTTATTTGCAAACAGAAATTGGTTACCATTATATGCGAGAGAGGTTACAAAATATCCAGCTGCCAAAAGAGTTGCTTGATAAGGCAGAAACTAATTTGCATATTACAGCTAATAATAGATTACTGCTCGATGAACAAGGAGTCAATATTGCTGCTAAACATATTAGACAGATTTTCCCTGAACATCCACCGGATATTATTGCCATTGACCCTATTCGCAATAGTTTTGATGGTGGTAGACATGACTCTACCGAGAACGAAAATGATGCCATGATGTTTTTTCTGCAAAATAGAATTGAGTTACTGAGAGATAAAATAAATCCTCATACTGGCATTATTCTTGTTCATCATACTAAAAAAATTAGTCGTATACAATTTGAAGATGATCCATTTCAAGCATTTAGTGGAGCAAGTAGCTTGAGAGGTTATTATACTAGCGGGATATTATTATATAAACCTGAGATAGATAGTAATAATCGTCATTTAATTTTTGAATTGCGTAATGGCAAGGAGATTGGCAACAAGATTATTCATAAGGTTGCTGGTATATGGGAAGAGTTAAATCCTATGGAGAAACGTATTGCATATAAAGTAAAGGGTAAGCTTTACGATCGCGAACGTGAACGCCGTATTAAGGTTATTATTAAACTACTTGAGGCAGATGCTTTAAGAGGTAAGTTTTATCTAATGAAACAGTTTGCTCAAAAATATCAGAATTATATAGATTTAGGTGGTAGAAGAGCGATTTATGATGACTGCTCAGTTGCTGCTACTCAAGGAGTAATTAAGTTTTTTGATAATCCTGAGGAGTATGGAATAAAGCTCGCAAGTGTTGTTAACGCAAGCTTTGGTTATATATGTACTGAAAATATGATGATGGAAAAAGAGGAAGTCATCAATATTGAAACTGGAGAAACAATAAAAAATTATATTCAAATACCACCCACGCATTACAAATGTGATGGTGATGGAAGGAAGAAAAAGATACTAAATAATAATAACTGGCAAATAGATTTAGAAAAAATTGGTGAAAATACTGTAAATAAAACAAATTTAAAATGCAGCTCATAA
- the nth gene encoding endonuclease III, protein MQAQIVDKIFEILSQNNSNPRTELEYVNNFTLLIAVVLSAQATDISVNKATRFLFKEYNTPEKILELGEEGLKNYIRSIGLFITKAKNIVALSRILIDKYDSKVPNNFDELIKLPGVGRKTANVVLNCLFGKPTMAVDTHVFRVSKRLGLASSNTPKKVEFELVEIIDAKWLQHAHHWLILLGRYICKARVPNCPACPVKEYCEYYANNSLK, encoded by the coding sequence ATGCAAGCTCAAATAGTTGATAAAATCTTTGAAATTTTAAGCCAGAATAATTCTAATCCCCGAACAGAACTAGAATATGTTAATAATTTCACTCTATTAATAGCTGTGGTATTATCCGCACAAGCAACTGATATTTCGGTTAATAAAGCAACAAGATTTTTGTTTAAAGAATATAATACACCGGAAAAAATATTAGAACTCGGGGAAGAAGGATTAAAAAATTATATAAGATCAATAGGTTTATTTATAACCAAAGCAAAAAATATTGTTGCACTTTCTCGTATTTTGATAGATAAGTATGATAGCAAAGTGCCAAACAATTTTGACGAATTAATTAAATTACCAGGAGTTGGCAGAAAAACTGCTAATGTAGTATTGAATTGCTTATTTGGTAAGCCAACTATGGCAGTTGATACGCATGTATTCAGAGTCTCTAAAAGATTGGGGCTGGCAAGTAGTAATACTCCCAAAAAAGTGGAATTTGAATTAGTTGAAATTATTGATGCAAAATGGTTACAACACGCTCATCATTGGTTGATATTACTTGGTAGGTATATCTGCAAAGCACGAGTACCAAATTGTCCTGCTTGCCCAGTTAAAGAATATTGTGAATATTATGCTAACAATTCTTTGAAGTAG
- a CDS encoding TIGR02281 family clan AA aspartic protease, which translates to MLLCISTVITFLIRKLVDAQFPGFSWSSQKSISCFVMILIIISIVYNFFNQKGVKIVSIQLLIWGLIFLIIIIGYAFRFELNYTTQRVISVLIPSYNWVNKQGELVISRSSDGHFYIDVLVNGVKIKFMIDTGASDVALTTNDAKMLGFDLSKLHYTRIYSTANGTSTAAPVKLDSVVIDNRAFFRNIEAHIGTGGLDISLLGMSVLERFKGFRIDRDMLTLSW; encoded by the coding sequence ATGCTTTTATGTATTAGTACGGTCATTACCTTCTTGATACGTAAATTGGTAGATGCACAATTTCCTGGATTCTCTTGGAGTAGCCAGAAGAGTATATCTTGCTTTGTAATGATTTTGATTATTATCAGTATCGTTTATAATTTCTTCAATCAAAAGGGGGTAAAGATCGTCTCTATTCAGCTATTAATCTGGGGGCTAATTTTCTTGATCATAATTATTGGTTACGCTTTCAGATTTGAATTAAATTATACCACACAACGAGTCATATCCGTACTAATACCATCATATAATTGGGTCAATAAACAAGGAGAATTAGTGATTAGCCGTAGTAGCGACGGACATTTTTACATTGACGTACTGGTAAATGGAGTAAAAATTAAATTTATGATTGATACCGGAGCAAGTGATGTTGCCCTTACTACTAATGATGCTAAAATGCTAGGATTTGACTTATCAAAACTACATTACACTAGAATTTACTCGACGGCTAATGGTACTAGTACGGCTGCCCCCGTGAAATTAGATAGTGTAGTGATTGATAACAGAGCTTTCTTTAGAAATATTGAAGCTCATATAGGCACTGGTGGTCTCGATATATCACTACTAGGTATGTCAGTATTAGAGCGTTTTAAAGGGTTCAGAATAGATCGAGATATGTTGACTTTAAGTTGGTGA